The Chengkuizengella sediminis genome segment GTAATAGGCAATTCCAATCGCACCAGGCCCTACATGCGTACCTACAACTGGACCAATAGAACAAATCTGCACCTTTTTCCCAATGATTTCTTTAATTGTATTGGCTAACTCTTTAGCTTCTTCCTCGCACTGGATATGGTGTACGATGACATCACCTAAACCAAATGTTTTTATATTTTCAAAAAATACATCTGTCATTTTCGTAATTGCACGTTTTTTTGTTCTTATTTTATCGATCACATTTGTTTTTCCATCAAATACAGTTAGAATGGGTTTGATTTTAAGAACGGAACTTAACAAGGCTTTGGCTGAACCTATTCTTCCCCCTTTTTTTAAATACTCCAACGTTTCTGGGATAAAAATAAATCGACTTCTTTCAATATTGTCCTTCACCGCTTTAACCACTTCTCTTATGCACTTACCTACAATTGCTTCTTTTGCAGCTGTTAATGCAGCAAAACCTAATTGCATGCTGTTTGACCTAGAATCAATGATTTCTACGCTTGCTTTAGGATACTTTTCCAAGATCATATTGCTTGCTAAAACTGCAGTAGAATAAGTCCCACTCATTTCTGAGGAAATGAATATCGCGACGATATCATGATTTTGTTTCACTAAATTTTCAAAAACAGTGTATAAATCATTCACAGATGGTTGTGAGGAGGTAGGTAGTTCCTTGCTTTTGGATAACTTTTCATAAAAATAGTCTACACTTACATCCAATTCTTTAAATGATTCATCTTGGAACGATACACTTAGTGGCACCACTGTGATATCATACTTTTTTTGCATTTTTTCTGGGATATAGGACGTGCTATCTGTTACAACTCTTATAGCCATGTATTTCTCCACCTTAATTTACTTTTTTTCATTTGACACTAACTTGCTTTGTTCTTATTTTTACTCATTGTAATCTATATTAACCCCAAAATCTCACTCATTTATATATATTCATAAAGACATTTAATATCAGACTTCCATTGGTACCAATATATCATCCTGTTTGTTCTTGTTAAATAGGTCTTTAATCATATGTTTATATATTATCTTTTCTACCAATTGTAATCATATTACTTATTTACTATTTTTTTAAAACAAAGGTGTATCTTCTGTAAAAGGATTTAAACTTTCCATATGATTTTTAACTACTTCTTTAAACAATTTCAGTGATTCTTTATATGTATTTAAGGATAAATTACCATAACTAATTCTAAGATGATTTACCTCCGGTTCGTTTGGATAACACATGGCAGAAGGCAAAAATGAAAGTTCTTGTTTTAAAGCATCGATGAGTAAATGTTCCGTATTCACTTGCGTGGGGAAAGTAATCCACATAACGGGTCCACCACTCGGAACAGTCCATTTTAACCCCTCAATTTGTAAATCATTTAGTGTCTCAATTAACAAGTTTCTCCTCAAAAGCAGTAAAGCGTTCATTTTTTTAAAATGTTGCCCAAAGTTAAAGGATTGAATAAACCGTGCAATAATTCTTTGATTTAATAAGGGTGACCCAAGATCTGAAACACTCTTAGACGCTTTTAATTTGTTTAATATTTTTCCATCTGCTATTATACAGCCCACTCTAAATCCGGGTGAAATAGTTTTACTAAAGCTTTTCAAATAAATGACATGCCCATTTTCATCCATGGATTTCATAGATTTTATAGAACCTTCAAATCTTAATTCACCCCAAGGATCATCTTCCATGATGATGACATTAAAAGCCTGTGCAATGTCAACTAATCTCCTGCGTTTCTTTTCACTTAAAATCGTACCTGTTGGATTTTGGAAGGTTGGGTTTGTATAAATAAACTTAGGTGAAAACTGCTCACACATTTGTAAAAGAATATTTAAATTCATGCCTTCTTCATTTGTCGGAACCGTTTTGATCGTCACACCCCTGGATTTCAAAATATCTATGATGCCAATATAAGTTGGAGCCTCCACAAATACGACATCCCCTTCCCCTAGAAAGGTTTTGGCGATAAGCTCAAGTCCTTGCTGCGCACCACTCGTTATGACAATTTTGTCAGCAGGAACCACTAAACCTTCGTCAACCAAATATTCACTCACGACTTCCCTCAAAATTTGATCCCCAGGTCCGGGACTATATTTTGTGAGGATCATGGGTTCATCTCTAATCACTTTTGTAATCATATCCGTTAATTCGTAAACTGGTAATAGGTCATGAGATAGGTTCGCTAAAGATAGGTTGTATTTATATTCACGGGAAAAAGATTTCATCTCCATCCAGGTCTGTGCTCTTGGCAAAAAATCTTCAATCATGTTTTGCCAGTTGTATGGATTCGTTTCTACTGTTTTTTGTTCACTTCTTCTGACGTAACTGCCCTTTCCTTGTCTTCTTTCTATTAACTGTTTTTTTTCTAACAATTCATACGATTTTTGAACGGTAACTAAGCTAACTTCTAACTGTTCGGCCAGTTTTCTAACTGAAGGGAGTTTTTCACCTTCTATCATCAGTCCTGAGAGGATGCGATCTGAAATGGACTGAAAGATTTGTTCTGGTAGTGAATGGTCCGTTTGTTTGTTTAATGCAATTTTCATTTATTTTCAACCCTCTCCATACATCTGTTATATTATGTGTTTTACTGTTATACACATCATACCTTATTATTACCTCAATGTAGTAAATATTTCTTTTGAAAAATGAACATCATTAGGAGGTAACGTATATGGTTATTTTAAATTATATATTTATTTGTTTTATTTTTGGAACTACATTTTTTGCGATAAAAGTAGGAATAGACGCTGGTGTAGATCCGATTTTTTCTGCATCTTTAAGATTTATTGTTGCAGGATTGATCGTTATTCTTTTTTTCAAAATCCGTAAAGCGAAGTTTCCTTCTATAACAGTAATAAAACAGTTGGTTATCGTTGGGTTTTGTATCACCTTTGGAACCTTTGCCACTTTATATTGGGCGGAACAATATATCCCTTCAGGGTTAGCCGCTATCTTATCCGCATTTGGACCTATTATGGTTTTATTATTAAATAAATATGATGAGAAATCAAAGTTTTCTTCTGTACAGGTTCTGGGACTTGGAGCAAGCTTAGGTGGTGTTATACTCATCGCCTCCCCAGGGGTAAAGGGAGATATGGATTTCTTATGGATTATCGCTTCGATAGCAGTTATTTTAAGTTCGTTATTTTATAGTTTTGGAACAGTTTACTCCAAAAAAACGATGGCTTTGAAATCTGAGTTCTCCCCTTTTTTATTAAATGGCATTCAGATGTTGTTTGGGGGAATCATGTTATTGATTTTTTCTCTATTTATGGAGCAACCAAAATTAACTGCGCTGACGGATATATCGGTTCAATTCTCATTACTTTATCTCGTGATCTTCGGATCCATTATGGGACACGGATTGTATTACTGGTTAGTAGGTAAAACCAATCCTGTATTCCCGAATACATGGTTATATGTTTCTCCGATTATTGCCATGGTACTTGGAACCCTATTCTTGGGGGAAAAAATCCAAACGTTATCCATCATCGGATCATTTATGGTGTTGTTCGGTGTTTTTTTAACAAATCAGAATACATTAGCTGAGTATTATCGGAAGGGTACATTGTTTAAAGTAACCCATAAAAGTGGAGGAAATCTCTGATGAGGAATCTATTCAGAATTAGAATATAATAACTTTCATACTTCGATCATGGTCTAACTATAATCATGATAAGATACCTAAATGATGTTTATTTGCTCAAGTTACATTGTAATTGGGAGGATAGACTTAGACATTTAAATAAATAGGCTGATCGAGGGGAAATCATATGAATCGTTTTGTTTATGGATGTTTAGTTGTATTGGCTACTTCACTTATGGGATCTTCTTTTGCGATAGGAAAAATGGGGTTAACCTATATATCTCCATTTCTTCTTGTTGGATTGCGCTTTACATTGGCTGGTTCTATAATGGTTTTATGGGTGAAAAAAAAGAGGCTTCCTTCATCGATTAGGAATTGGAGTAGAGTATTTACCATTGGACTTTTCCAAACTGCTGCTGTTATGGGCTGTATATTTCTTAGCCTTAGAACAATTACAGCAGGAGAATCCTCCATATTAACTTTTATTAACCCACTTCTTGTCGTGATTTTGG includes the following:
- a CDS encoding DegV family protein, which encodes MAIRVVTDSTSYIPEKMQKKYDITVVPLSVSFQDESFKELDVSVDYFYEKLSKSKELPTSSQPSVNDLYTVFENLVKQNHDIVAIFISSEMSGTYSTAVLASNMILEKYPKASVEIIDSRSNSMQLGFAALTAAKEAIVGKCIREVVKAVKDNIERSRFIFIPETLEYLKKGGRIGSAKALLSSVLKIKPILTVFDGKTNVIDKIRTKKRAITKMTDVFFENIKTFGLGDVIVHHIQCEEEAKELANTIKEIIGKKVQICSIGPVVGTHVGPGAIGIAYYTQKELLL
- a CDS encoding PLP-dependent aminotransferase family protein, coding for MKIALNKQTDHSLPEQIFQSISDRILSGLMIEGEKLPSVRKLAEQLEVSLVTVQKSYELLEKKQLIERRQGKGSYVRRSEQKTVETNPYNWQNMIEDFLPRAQTWMEMKSFSREYKYNLSLANLSHDLLPVYELTDMITKVIRDEPMILTKYSPGPGDQILREVVSEYLVDEGLVVPADKIVITSGAQQGLELIAKTFLGEGDVVFVEAPTYIGIIDILKSRGVTIKTVPTNEEGMNLNILLQMCEQFSPKFIYTNPTFQNPTGTILSEKKRRRLVDIAQAFNVIIMEDDPWGELRFEGSIKSMKSMDENGHVIYLKSFSKTISPGFRVGCIIADGKILNKLKASKSVSDLGSPLLNQRIIARFIQSFNFGQHFKKMNALLLLRRNLLIETLNDLQIEGLKWTVPSGGPVMWITFPTQVNTEHLLIDALKQELSFLPSAMCYPNEPEVNHLRISYGNLSLNTYKESLKLFKEVVKNHMESLNPFTEDTPLF
- a CDS encoding DMT family transporter: MVILNYIFICFIFGTTFFAIKVGIDAGVDPIFSASLRFIVAGLIVILFFKIRKAKFPSITVIKQLVIVGFCITFGTFATLYWAEQYIPSGLAAILSAFGPIMVLLLNKYDEKSKFSSVQVLGLGASLGGVILIASPGVKGDMDFLWIIASIAVILSSLFYSFGTVYSKKTMALKSEFSPFLLNGIQMLFGGIMLLIFSLFMEQPKLTALTDISVQFSLLYLVIFGSIMGHGLYYWLVGKTNPVFPNTWLYVSPIIAMVLGTLFLGEKIQTLSIIGSFMVLFGVFLTNQNTLAEYYRKGTLFKVTHKSGGNL